From the Paenibacillus sp. FSL H8-0548 genome, one window contains:
- a CDS encoding phosphoglycerate kinase, which produces MNKKSVRDVAELAGKRVFVRVDFNVPLEDGKITDDKRIRETLPTINFLIEKGAKVILASHLGRPNGQVVEELRHNASAERLSELLAKQVVKANDVIGPEVEAQVAALQNGDVLLLENVRFYEGEEKNDPEFAKALANLADLFVNDAFGAAHRAHASTEGIAHILPAVSGLLMERELEVLGKALNTPERPFTAIVGGSKVKDKIAVIDKMLEIADNVLIGGGLSYTFFKAQGHEIGKSLVDNSKLDLALEFMEKAKKLGKNFLIPVDIVVTDDFSANANTQIVDIDSIPADWEGIDIGPKTRELYANVIKDSKLVVWNGPMGVFEIEPFSHGTLAVANACAETAGYTVIGGGDSAAAAEKFHLADKMDFISTGGGASLEFMEGKILPGVVALNDK; this is translated from the coding sequence ATGAATAAGAAAAGTGTACGTGATGTAGCAGAACTAGCTGGTAAACGAGTGTTTGTACGCGTTGATTTCAACGTGCCGCTTGAAGATGGCAAAATTACGGATGACAAACGTATCCGTGAAACACTTCCAACGATTAATTTCTTGATCGAAAAAGGCGCAAAAGTTATTCTAGCAAGCCACCTTGGTCGTCCGAACGGTCAAGTGGTAGAAGAGCTTCGTCACAATGCTTCTGCAGAGCGTCTATCTGAGCTGCTTGCTAAACAAGTAGTTAAAGCTAACGACGTCATCGGCCCAGAGGTTGAAGCTCAAGTTGCGGCGCTGCAAAACGGCGATGTGTTGCTGCTTGAAAACGTGCGTTTCTATGAAGGCGAAGAGAAAAACGATCCAGAATTTGCGAAAGCTTTGGCTAATCTGGCTGACCTATTCGTAAACGATGCATTCGGTGCGGCTCACCGCGCTCACGCTTCTACAGAAGGCATTGCACATATTCTACCTGCAGTATCTGGCCTTCTTATGGAAAGAGAGCTTGAAGTGCTTGGCAAAGCGTTGAATACGCCTGAGCGTCCTTTCACAGCAATCGTTGGCGGCTCTAAAGTAAAAGACAAAATTGCTGTCATTGACAAAATGCTTGAAATTGCTGATAACGTGCTTATTGGCGGAGGCTTGTCCTATACATTCTTCAAAGCGCAAGGTCATGAAATCGGCAAATCACTTGTAGATAACAGCAAGCTTGATCTGGCTCTTGAGTTCATGGAAAAAGCGAAAAAGCTCGGCAAAAACTTCTTGATTCCGGTAGATATCGTAGTAACGGATGATTTCAGCGCTAATGCCAACACGCAAATCGTTGACATTGACAGCATTCCTGCTGATTGGGAAGGCATTGACATCGGACCAAAAACACGTGAGCTTTATGCAAATGTAATTAAAGACTCGAAACTAGTGGTATGGAACGGACCTATGGGCGTATTCGAAATCGAGCCTTTCTCCCACGGTACACTAGCAGTTGCTAATGCATGCGCAGAAACAGCAGGCTATACAGTTATTGGCGGCGGCGATTCCGCAGCAGCAGCAGAGAAATTCCATCTTGCTGATAAGATGGACTTCATCTCGACAGGCGGCGGTGCTTCCCTAGAGTTTATGGAAGGCAAAATTCTTCCTGGCGTAGTCGCACTTAACGATAAATAA
- the tpiA gene encoding triose-phosphate isomerase, giving the protein MSNRKPIIAGNWKMFKTVSEAVSFFSEIKGKAEVDGVESVICAPYTTLPALVEAAKGTSIAIGAQNVHFEDNGAFTGEISGVMLKDLGVKYVIIGHSERRAYFAESDEIVNKKVHASFKNGLLPIVCVGEKLEEREAGQTKEVCKVQTEAAFAGVSAAQAAEVVIAYEPIWAIGTGKSSTSEDAQDVIGYIRGVVAGLYDQATADAVRIQYGGSVKPNNVAEYMGQTDIDGALVGGASLEPASYIALVEGAK; this is encoded by the coding sequence ATGAGCAACAGAAAACCGATTATTGCTGGTAACTGGAAAATGTTCAAAACGGTATCCGAGGCGGTATCTTTTTTCTCTGAAATTAAAGGCAAGGCTGAGGTTGACGGTGTAGAGAGCGTGATCTGCGCACCATACACAACGCTTCCTGCACTTGTTGAAGCAGCGAAAGGCACTTCGATCGCGATCGGAGCGCAAAACGTTCACTTTGAAGACAATGGTGCTTTTACAGGCGAAATCAGCGGCGTTATGCTGAAGGATCTTGGTGTGAAATACGTGATTATCGGTCACTCCGAGCGTCGCGCTTATTTTGCGGAATCCGATGAGATCGTAAACAAGAAGGTTCATGCTTCCTTCAAAAACGGCTTGCTTCCTATCGTTTGTGTAGGCGAGAAGCTGGAAGAGCGTGAAGCTGGCCAAACGAAAGAAGTTTGCAAAGTGCAAACAGAAGCGGCTTTTGCGGGCGTATCTGCAGCACAAGCGGCTGAAGTCGTTATCGCTTATGAGCCTATCTGGGCAATTGGAACAGGCAAATCCTCTACTTCTGAGGATGCACAAGACGTTATTGGATATATCCGCGGCGTTGTTGCAGGTCTGTATGACCAAGCGACTGCAGATGCTGTACGTATCCAATACGGCGGCAGCGTGAAACCAAATAACGTTGCTGAATACATGGGTCAAACTGACATTGACGGTGCACTTGTTGGCGGCGCAAGCCTAGAGCCAGCTTCATATATCGCACTGGTCGAGGGGGCCAAGTAA
- the gpmI gene encoding 2,3-bisphosphoglycerate-independent phosphoglycerate mutase, giving the protein MAAPKPVALIILDGFGLRDDVTGNAVAQAKKPNYDRYWATYPHTTLTASGEAVGLPEGQMGNSEVGHLNIGAGRIVYQDLTRISKSIRDGEFYDNETILGAVRHAKVNSKKLHLYGLLSDGGVHSHIEHLFALLDLAKKEQLEDVFIHAFLDGRDVSPDSAKGYLERLQAKIEEVGVGRIATVQGRYYAMDRDKRWERTEKSYRAMVYGEGPQYYDPIQAVVESYEKSVYDEFVMPTVIVDGVNKPVGLVESEDAVIFFNFRPDRAIQLSQVFTNEDFRGFDRGENHPVNLYFVCLTLFSETVGGFVAYSPKNLDNTLGEVLVQNNKTQLRTAETEKYPHVTFFFSGGRDHELPGETRVLINSPKVATYDLQPEMSAYELAESTVREIESDKHDAIILNFANPDMVGHSGMLEPTIRAVEATDECLGKVVEAVLAKGGVCIITADHGNADMVFDENGRPFTAHTTNPVPLIVTRAGETLRDGGILADISPTILELLELAKPSEMTGVSLINPK; this is encoded by the coding sequence ATGGCTGCTCCAAAACCTGTAGCGCTTATTATTCTTGATGGCTTTGGTCTACGCGATGATGTTACAGGCAATGCCGTGGCACAAGCGAAAAAACCGAATTACGATCGTTATTGGGCGACATATCCGCATACTACACTCACAGCGTCTGGCGAAGCCGTTGGACTGCCGGAGGGTCAAATGGGCAACTCCGAGGTTGGCCACTTGAATATCGGCGCAGGCCGTATTGTGTATCAGGATTTGACTCGCATCAGCAAATCGATTCGTGACGGTGAGTTTTACGATAATGAAACGATTCTTGGCGCTGTTCGCCATGCCAAAGTCAACAGCAAGAAGCTGCATTTGTACGGCTTGCTTTCTGATGGCGGTGTGCACAGCCATATTGAGCACTTGTTCGCTCTGCTTGACCTAGCGAAGAAGGAACAGCTCGAGGACGTATTCATTCATGCCTTTCTAGATGGCCGCGACGTATCTCCAGACAGTGCCAAAGGCTATCTGGAACGTCTGCAAGCGAAAATCGAAGAGGTTGGCGTAGGCCGTATTGCTACGGTACAAGGCCGTTACTATGCGATGGACCGCGACAAACGCTGGGAACGTACGGAGAAGTCTTACCGTGCTATGGTTTACGGTGAAGGCCCTCAATACTACGATCCCATTCAGGCTGTAGTTGAATCCTACGAGAAATCAGTTTATGATGAATTCGTTATGCCAACGGTCATTGTAGATGGGGTTAACAAGCCAGTTGGTCTTGTGGAATCTGAGGATGCTGTTATTTTCTTCAACTTCCGTCCAGACCGTGCGATTCAGTTGTCTCAAGTTTTTACGAATGAGGATTTCCGCGGCTTTGACCGTGGGGAGAATCACCCTGTTAATCTGTATTTCGTCTGCTTGACGCTATTCAGTGAAACCGTGGGCGGATTCGTTGCGTATTCACCAAAGAACCTTGATAATACGCTTGGCGAGGTACTCGTTCAAAACAACAAGACACAGCTGCGTACGGCTGAAACAGAAAAATATCCACATGTCACGTTTTTCTTTAGCGGCGGCCGCGATCATGAGCTTCCAGGCGAAACTCGCGTGCTTATTAATTCCCCTAAAGTTGCAACGTACGATCTACAGCCGGAGATGAGCGCATATGAGCTTGCTGAATCTACGGTTCGCGAGATTGAGTCAGACAAGCATGACGCCATCATTCTTAACTTTGCCAATCCTGATATGGTAGGGCACTCCGGCATGCTGGAGCCTACGATCAGAGCGGTTGAAGCGACGGATGAGTGCCTAGGCAAAGTAGTGGAAGCGGTGCTGGCCAAAGGCGGCGTTTGCATCATTACGGCTGATCACGGTAATGCTGATATGGTATTTGACGAGAATGGCCGTCCGTTTACGGCGCATACGACAAATCCTGTTCCGCTTATCGTAACAAGAGCAGGAGAAACGCTTCGTGATGGCGGCATTCTTGCCGACATCTCGCCGACGATTCTTGAGTTGCTTGAGCTGGCTAAGCCTTCTGAAATGACTGGCGTTTCCTTGATTAATCCAAAATAA
- the eno gene encoding phosphopyruvate hydratase — MSIIVDVYAREVLDSRGNPTVEVEVSLESGGKGRAIVPSGASTGAYEAVELRDGDKSRYLGKGVLKAVENVNTEIAPEIIGLDALDQVAIDRKMIELDGTLNKAKLGANAILAVSMAVARAAADALDVPLYTYLGGFNAKVLPVPMMNIINGGEHADNNIDVQEFMVLPVGAESFKEALRIGAEIFHNLKAVLHDKGLNTAVGDEGGFAPNLGSNEEAITTIISAIERAGYKPGVDVFLGMDVASTEFFKDGKYVLAGEGRSFTPAEFVDLLASWADKYPIITIEDGCSEDDWDGWKLLTEKLGGKVQLVGDDLFVTNTERLSDGIDKGVGNSILVKVNQIGSLTETFDAIEMAKRAGYTAVISHRSGESEDSTIADIAVATNAGQIKTGAPSRTDRVAKYNQLLRIEDQLGSTAQYAGKSAFYNLKNFK, encoded by the coding sequence ATGTCAATTATCGTTGATGTATACGCACGTGAAGTGCTTGATTCCCGCGGAAACCCAACTGTAGAAGTAGAAGTATCTCTTGAGTCCGGCGGCAAAGGCCGCGCAATCGTTCCATCCGGCGCTTCCACAGGCGCATACGAGGCTGTTGAGCTTCGTGATGGCGACAAATCCCGTTACCTTGGTAAAGGCGTACTTAAAGCTGTTGAAAATGTAAACACTGAAATCGCTCCTGAAATCATTGGTCTAGATGCTCTTGATCAAGTTGCTATCGACCGCAAAATGATCGAGCTTGACGGTACTCTTAACAAAGCTAAGCTAGGTGCTAACGCAATTCTAGCGGTTTCCATGGCAGTAGCTCGCGCAGCTGCTGACGCGCTTGATGTACCTCTTTACACTTACCTTGGCGGATTCAACGCTAAAGTATTGCCAGTTCCAATGATGAACATCATCAACGGCGGCGAGCATGCTGACAACAACATCGATGTTCAAGAATTTATGGTTCTTCCTGTTGGTGCTGAAAGCTTCAAAGAAGCGCTTCGCATTGGCGCTGAAATCTTCCACAACCTGAAAGCTGTATTGCATGATAAAGGTCTTAACACAGCTGTAGGCGACGAAGGCGGCTTCGCTCCTAACCTTGGTTCAAACGAAGAAGCAATTACTACAATTATCTCCGCTATCGAGCGCGCAGGCTACAAGCCAGGCGTTGATGTATTCCTTGGTATGGACGTTGCTTCTACTGAATTCTTCAAAGACGGCAAATACGTGCTTGCAGGCGAAGGCAGATCGTTTACACCTGCTGAGTTCGTTGACCTGCTTGCTTCATGGGCTGACAAATATCCGATTATTACAATCGAAGATGGCTGCTCCGAAGATGATTGGGATGGTTGGAAATTGCTTACTGAGAAACTTGGCGGTAAAGTACAACTCGTTGGCGACGATCTGTTCGTAACGAACACTGAGCGTCTATCTGATGGTATCGACAAAGGCGTGGGTAACTCCATTCTAGTTAAAGTTAACCAAATCGGTTCGCTTACTGAAACCTTCGATGCAATCGAAATGGCTAAGCGTGCAGGTTATACAGCAGTTATCTCTCACCGTTCAGGCGAGAGCGAAGACAGCACAATTGCTGACATCGCTGTAGCTACAAACGCTGGTCAAATTAAAACAGGCGCACCGTCCCGTACGGACCGCGTTGCAAAATACAACCAATTGCTTCGTATCGAAGATCAACTGGGCTCAACTGCACAATACGCTGGTAAATCAGCATTCTATAACTTGAAAAACTTTAAATAA